The following coding sequences lie in one Methylotuvimicrobium alcaliphilum 20Z genomic window:
- a CDS encoding PQQ-dependent sugar dehydrogenase produces MKLWIIAFSYLLASCKPISDTIAKEPYLFQSDDVELEAVAIYQGKDAIWGFDFLPDGKILFTERKGRLRVFDPKTMNASDVSGVPGVAARNQGGLLDVYLHPRFSENRLVYLTYSADVGSGMTTRLARAELDADTLVNLTVLFSAEPPNNNDHHFGSRVVMSRAGNLYLSVGDRGERDQAQNMGSHYGKILRLKQDGSVPDDNPFLTEPGAKPEIWSYGHRNVQGLTIHPRTGEIWAQEHGPRGGDEINLIKKGRNYGWPVVTHGREYWGPTIGEGVEKKGMKSPIHYWVPSIAPSGLTFYNGKKIPHWQGSLFSGSLALTHLNRLVVDNHAVIKEERLLSALNKRVRAVRQGPDELLYFSTDDGSLIQIRPVDSEADSLVEEH; encoded by the coding sequence ATGAAACTTTGGATAATCGCATTCAGTTATTTACTGGCATCCTGTAAACCCATTTCGGATACCATTGCCAAAGAACCTTATTTATTTCAGTCCGACGATGTCGAATTGGAGGCCGTTGCGATTTACCAGGGCAAGGATGCGATCTGGGGCTTCGATTTTCTGCCCGACGGTAAAATCCTTTTTACCGAAAGGAAAGGGCGATTAAGGGTATTCGATCCCAAAACAATGAATGCTTCCGATGTGAGCGGTGTTCCTGGCGTTGCCGCGCGCAACCAAGGCGGCTTGCTGGACGTTTATTTGCATCCCCGGTTTTCCGAGAATCGGCTTGTTTATTTAACTTATTCGGCCGATGTCGGCAGCGGTATGACCACTCGATTGGCCCGCGCGGAACTCGATGCCGACACCTTGGTAAATTTGACCGTTCTGTTTAGCGCTGAGCCTCCAAACAATAACGATCACCACTTCGGCTCCCGTGTCGTGATGAGCCGAGCCGGCAATTTATATTTAAGTGTCGGCGATCGCGGCGAACGGGATCAGGCCCAAAACATGGGGTCTCATTACGGAAAAATATTACGTCTGAAACAGGACGGTAGCGTTCCGGACGACAATCCCTTTCTAACAGAGCCGGGCGCCAAACCTGAAATCTGGAGTTACGGTCATCGTAATGTCCAAGGTTTGACGATACATCCACGGACCGGAGAGATATGGGCGCAAGAACATGGCCCGCGCGGCGGCGATGAAATCAATCTGATCAAAAAAGGCCGGAATTACGGTTGGCCGGTCGTAACCCATGGGCGCGAATATTGGGGGCCTACAATCGGCGAGGGCGTTGAAAAAAAAGGCATGAAATCGCCGATTCATTATTGGGTGCCATCGATCGCACCGAGCGGGCTTACCTTTTATAACGGTAAAAAAATTCCACATTGGCAAGGGAGCTTGTTTTCCGGATCGTTGGCACTGACCCATCTAAATCGGCTGGTTGTCGACAATCATGCCGTGATCAAGGAGGAGCGTTTATTAAGCGCCTTAAATAAACGAGTCCGCGCTGTTAGGCAAGGTCCTGACGAATTGTTGTATTTTTCAACCGATGATGGCTCATTGATTCAAATTCGTCCGGTCGACTCCGAAGCAGATTCGCTGGTTGAAGAGCATTGA
- the glgX gene encoding glycogen debranching protein GlgX, giving the protein MDSSIALTESYCFRSGVRFPPGATPMNGGINFSVFSRHASRVELLLYKAADSPEPFQIISLDSKSHRAYFYWHVFVEELPLGTHYTWRTDGANDTAESGRRFNIRKELLDPWARAVTDAMWNRSLACDPNEAGHHSFRAVVTDSRFDWEGEQTIKRGLEGAIIYELHVGGFTKDKSSKTSHPGTFSALIEKIPYLKALGITHVELLPVMAFDEQHVPPGVQAKGLKNYWGYSTHSFYSPHPGFCITPELGTHEEEFKTLVKAMHAADIGVILDVVFNHTAEGNEEGPLINFKGLANDIFYHLDAEDRRRYLDFSGCGNSLNCNHPMVTAFIVHCLEYWVEQMHVDGFRFDLASVFARGDNGVPMDHPPLPWRIESSRLLSELPLIAEAWDAEGLYQVGAFPGMTWSEWNGRYRDVIRRFVRGDPGLIGAVATNIAGSSDLYADGDRLPVNSINFVTCHDGFTLHDWVTYEHKHNEANGEGNRDGTDDNLSWNCGVEGETFNRKINELRRQQAKNVLSLLMLSQGVPMLNAGDEVLRTQDGNNNAWCQDNEISWFDWHLVEKNSDMLRFVKELIALRRRHASLNRSSFLTGEIIPARNLPDIVWHDADLGEPAWDDEQVRFLAFMLAGLTVDEEDLYVLLNMSDHKIAAQLPPVSDRFWHLAIDTGQASPLDVVEKSDQSVWVGLACAVEARSVMVFEARSKLV; this is encoded by the coding sequence ATGGACAGTAGCATTGCACTCACCGAATCCTATTGCTTTCGTTCCGGGGTTCGTTTTCCGCCCGGCGCAACGCCAATGAACGGAGGCATCAACTTTTCGGTTTTCAGTCGTCATGCGAGCCGAGTTGAATTATTGCTTTATAAAGCTGCCGATAGTCCCGAGCCGTTTCAGATTATTTCGCTCGACAGTAAATCTCATCGTGCTTATTTTTATTGGCATGTGTTCGTCGAGGAGCTCCCTTTGGGAACACATTATACCTGGCGGACGGATGGTGCGAACGATACCGCCGAGAGCGGACGCCGCTTCAACATCCGCAAGGAACTGCTCGATCCTTGGGCTCGCGCAGTAACCGATGCGATGTGGAATCGAAGCCTAGCTTGCGACCCTAATGAAGCTGGCCATCATTCGTTTCGAGCCGTCGTTACCGATTCCCGATTCGATTGGGAGGGTGAGCAAACGATCAAACGTGGGCTCGAAGGGGCAATTATCTATGAGTTACATGTTGGGGGCTTTACCAAAGATAAATCTTCGAAAACCAGTCATCCGGGTACATTTTCCGCCTTAATCGAAAAAATACCGTATTTAAAGGCTTTGGGTATAACGCATGTAGAATTGTTACCGGTGATGGCATTCGACGAACAGCATGTGCCGCCAGGGGTTCAAGCCAAAGGGCTTAAAAATTACTGGGGTTACAGTACGCATAGTTTTTACAGTCCGCATCCCGGCTTTTGCATAACCCCGGAATTAGGCACGCACGAGGAAGAGTTTAAAACATTGGTCAAAGCCATGCATGCGGCAGATATCGGAGTTATTCTCGACGTAGTCTTCAATCATACCGCCGAAGGCAATGAAGAGGGGCCGTTAATTAATTTCAAGGGCTTGGCGAACGATATTTTTTATCATCTCGATGCTGAAGACCGGAGGCGATATCTGGATTTCAGTGGCTGCGGAAATTCTCTCAATTGTAACCATCCCATGGTGACGGCATTCATTGTTCATTGCTTGGAATACTGGGTCGAGCAGATGCATGTCGACGGATTTCGCTTCGATTTGGCCAGCGTGTTTGCGCGGGGAGACAACGGTGTACCGATGGATCATCCGCCGTTGCCATGGCGAATCGAGTCGTCCAGGCTGTTGTCCGAATTGCCTTTGATTGCCGAAGCATGGGATGCCGAAGGGCTCTATCAAGTCGGCGCCTTTCCCGGAATGACTTGGTCGGAATGGAACGGCCGTTACCGTGATGTGATCCGCCGCTTCGTCAGGGGCGATCCGGGTTTAATCGGGGCTGTCGCCACCAATATTGCCGGCAGTAGCGATCTCTACGCGGACGGCGACCGTTTGCCGGTCAACAGTATCAATTTTGTAACGTGTCATGACGGTTTTACGTTGCACGATTGGGTAACTTATGAACATAAGCATAACGAGGCAAATGGCGAGGGGAATAGGGACGGCACCGACGATAACCTGAGTTGGAATTGCGGCGTCGAAGGTGAAACGTTCAACCGAAAAATTAATGAGTTACGCCGGCAGCAAGCCAAAAATGTGTTGAGTCTGTTGATGTTAAGTCAAGGGGTGCCGATGTTAAACGCCGGTGATGAAGTGTTGCGTACTCAAGACGGCAATAATAATGCTTGGTGCCAGGATAACGAAATTTCCTGGTTCGATTGGCATCTCGTTGAAAAAAATAGCGATATGCTTCGTTTTGTTAAAGAATTGATTGCCTTGAGGCGCCGTCATGCGAGCCTGAATCGTAGCAGTTTTTTGACCGGCGAGATCATTCCGGCGCGCAATCTTCCGGATATCGTTTGGCATGATGCAGACCTCGGTGAGCCGGCATGGGATGATGAGCAGGTCCGGTTTTTGGCTTTTATGCTGGCGGGTTTAACCGTCGACGAAGAAGACTTGTATGTCTTATTAAACATGTCGGATCATAAAATCGCCGCGCAACTACCCCCGGTTTCCGACCGGTTTTGGCATCTTGCGATCGATACCGGGCAAGCGTCGCCTTTGGATGTTGTCGAGAAGTCTGATCAATCCGTTTGGGTAGGTTTGGCTTGTGCTGTCGAGGCTCGAAGTGTTATGGTTTTTGAAGCGCGAAGTAAATTAGTCTAG
- a CDS encoding beta-barrel assembly-enhancing protease, translating to MTKKPALFLILSLFLQGNRPFSPDITKIELPDMGDSSGTLISPAQEQQLGAAFYRSLHSQIAISQDAEIQQYIEGIGRKLVANSDTPGNPFHFFVVMDNAINAFAGPGGYIGINSGLILTSEAESELASVMAHEIAHVTQRHLYRAFEAASRLSIPTAAATLAAILIGTQSPELAQAAIMAVQAGSIQFQIDFTRDNEQEADRVGMQTLAASNFDPRSMPIFFERLQQSSRYYGRGVPEFLRTHPVTSSRISDTRGRAEKYPYQQYPDSMGYLLTRAKLRVLSANDYTPVLNYFKPRLSQGTQQQRAVARYGTGLVHLNTRNFQEAERIFKALTQEYREQPQFATAYARSALEAQNFSNALARYQAAMQQFPGNQAIKLETLSALLKSGNPEQARQILQMLDASTKRQPVYFKLLAQIYSDLKQPAESHRYLAEYYYAMGQTDAAITQIKLAQKSPGINYYLSAILNERLVFFIREEEQRKRNQ from the coding sequence ATGACTAAAAAACCGGCCTTATTCTTAATTTTAAGTTTGTTTTTACAAGGCAACCGCCCTTTCTCGCCGGATATAACCAAAATCGAATTACCGGATATGGGCGACTCTTCCGGCACCTTGATCTCGCCCGCTCAGGAACAACAATTAGGCGCGGCATTTTACCGAAGCCTGCATTCGCAAATCGCCATCAGCCAGGACGCTGAAATTCAGCAATATATCGAAGGAATCGGTCGGAAACTAGTGGCCAACAGCGATACCCCGGGCAATCCGTTTCATTTTTTCGTGGTCATGGATAACGCGATCAATGCTTTCGCCGGACCGGGCGGGTATATCGGCATCAATTCTGGACTCATATTGACATCCGAGGCGGAAAGCGAACTTGCTTCGGTGATGGCGCATGAGATCGCTCACGTTACCCAACGCCATCTTTACCGTGCGTTCGAAGCCGCCAGCCGTCTATCCATACCGACCGCAGCGGCGACTTTGGCGGCGATCTTAATCGGCACACAATCACCGGAACTCGCTCAAGCGGCGATCATGGCCGTTCAAGCAGGCAGCATACAGTTTCAGATCGATTTTACCCGCGATAACGAACAGGAAGCCGACCGGGTCGGTATGCAAACGCTTGCGGCATCCAATTTCGACCCGCGTAGCATGCCGATTTTTTTTGAGCGCTTGCAACAATCCAGTCGTTATTATGGACGGGGCGTTCCCGAATTTTTAAGGACTCACCCGGTAACTTCTTCTCGGATCTCCGACACCCGTGGCCGGGCCGAAAAATATCCCTATCAACAATATCCCGATTCAATGGGTTATTTGTTGACACGGGCAAAACTCAGAGTACTTAGCGCCAACGATTACACACCGGTTTTAAATTATTTCAAACCTCGACTTAGCCAAGGCACGCAACAACAACGAGCCGTGGCTCGTTACGGAACGGGTCTTGTTCATCTAAACACAAGAAACTTCCAAGAAGCCGAACGAATTTTCAAGGCCTTAACCCAGGAATATCGCGAGCAGCCTCAGTTTGCGACAGCTTACGCTCGATCCGCATTGGAGGCACAAAACTTTTCAAATGCCTTAGCGCGCTATCAAGCAGCAATGCAGCAATTCCCTGGCAACCAAGCGATCAAGCTCGAAACCCTATCCGCATTGCTGAAATCCGGCAACCCCGAACAAGCCAGACAAATTTTGCAAATGCTGGATGCGAGTACAAAACGGCAACCCGTCTATTTTAAATTGCTGGCGCAAATCTACAGCGATTTGAAGCAACCTGCCGAATCGCATCGCTATCTGGCTGAGTATTATTATGCAATGGGCCAAACCGACGCCGCCATCACGCAAATCAAACTCGCTCAAAAATCGCCGGGGATCAATTATTACTTATCGGCAATTCTCAACGAACGATTGGTTTTTTTTATACGTGAAGAAGAACAGCGCAAACGCAACCAATAA